The following proteins come from a genomic window of Chelmon rostratus isolate fCheRos1 chromosome 23, fCheRos1.pri, whole genome shotgun sequence:
- the LOC121627004 gene encoding steroid 17-alpha-hydroxylase/17,20 lyase — translation MLTHLLSSITAGIFPLALPATLSPSFLLVFFIVTAVVFFLITHRSNPETKPRSCPPPARPPIPCLPRLPVLGSLPWLGGGLPAHLLFTQLAHRYGSLFALYLGPHYTVVVNDHQHAKEVLLQRGRDFAGRPSMVTTNLLTRGGKDIAFSDYSPLWKSHRRLVHNSFTLFGEGTRRLQDIVLSSVDSLCAELLSSGRRGFDPSPAVTRAVTNVVCTLVFGATYRHGDTELQEVIQYNDGIVQTIARGALVDIYPWMKVFPNKCLSKLKECIAIRDRLLSHKLEEHKASLTDGDPRDLLDALLKGQMDSRRGKESPGQEDETITDDHVLMTAAEAFGAGVETTSTTLLWILAYLLHHPEVQVRVQKELDEHVGSDRQVCVSDRGRLPYLDCVINEGMRIRPVSPVLIPHTAMTDSSIGVHSVSRGTRVLVNMWSIHHDPQHWDKPDLFNPDRFLDDQGQRVTPSCFLPFGAGPRVCVGESLARLELFLFLSSLLQRMSFRLPDGASPPNLQGRLGVVLQPLPYQVVVTPRAGSEKSESSSCNYDIDDDNCVLF, via the exons ATGctcacccacctcctctcctctataACTGCCGGGATCTTTCCACTCGCCCTCCCCGCCACCTTATCCCCATccttcctcctcgtcttcttcatTGTTACGGCAGTCGTGTTCTTCCTGATCACCCACCGGTCCAATCCTGAAACCAAGCCTCGgtcctgtcctcctccagcccgGCCCCCCATCCCCTGCCTGCCCCGGCTCCCCGTCCTGGGCAGCCTCCCGTGGCTGGGAGGAGGCCTCCCTGCACACCTCCTCTTCACCCAGCTGGCCCACAG GTACGGGTCTCTGTTTGCTCTCTATCTGGGTCCTCATTACACTGTGGTGGTAAACGACCATCAACACGCCAAagaagtgctgctgcagagaggcagagactTCGCTGGACGACCGAGCATG GTGACCACCAACCTGTTGACCAGGGGAGGCAAAGACATCGCATTTTCAGACTACTCTCCTCTCTGGAAGTCACATCGTCGCCTTGTCCACAACTCGTTCACTCTGTTTGGAGAAGGAACCCGCCGACTGCAGGACATCG TTCTGTCCTCTGTGGACAGTCTGTGTGCCGAGCTGTTGTCCAGTGGACGGCGTGGTTTTGACCCATCTCCCGCGGTGACCAGGGCCGTCACCAACGTCGTGTGCACACTGGTGTTCGGTGCCACCTATCGCCATGGcgacactgagctgcaggaagtGATCCAATACAATGACGGCATTGTGCAGACGATTGCCAGAGGAGCGCTGGTGGACATTTACCCCTGGATGAAG GTCTTTCCTAACAAGTGTCTCAGTAAACTAAAGGAGTGTATCGCCATCAGAGACCGACTGCTGTCACACAAACTGGAGGAGCACAAG GCATCACTCACTGACGGTGACCCCCGTGACCTTCTGGATGCCTTGCTAAAGGGCCAGATGGACAGCAGGCGAGGTAAAGAGTCACCTGGGCAGGAGGATGAGACGATAACTGACGACCATGTCCTGatgacagcagctgaggctTTTGGAGCTGGAGTGGAGACGACATCCACCACACTGCTGTGGATCCTGGCTTATCTGCTGCACCACCCGGAG GTCCAGGTGCGCGTGCAGAAGGAGCTGGACGAGCATGTGGGCAGCGACCGGCAGGTCTGCGTGTCAGACCGCGGCCGGCTGCCCTACCTGGACTGTGTCATCAACGAGGGCATGAGGATCCGACCGGTCAGCCCCGTGCTGATCCCACACACCGCCATGACTGACAGCAG TATCGGAGTTCACTCTGTCAGTCGTGGGACCCGTGTTTTGGTAAACATGTGGTCGATTCACCACGACCCCCAACACTGGGACAAACCCGACCTGTTCAACCCAg ATCGCTTCCTCGACGACCAGGGCCAGAGGGTCACACCCTCCTGCTTCCTGCCGTTTGGGGCGGGACCTCGCGTCTGTGTCGGTGAATCCTTGGCCAGGCTGGAgctctttctcttcttgtcctctctgctccagcGAATGAGTTTCAGGCTGCCAGACGGGGCTTCCCCACCAAACCTGCAGGGGCGGCTAGGTGTGGTCTTGCAGCCATTACCTTATCAGGTTGTTGTCACTCCGAGGGCAGG TTCAGAAAAGTCTGAGTCTTCCAGTTGTAATTACGACATAGACGATGAT AACTGCGTCCTGTTCTAA
- the LOC121626324 gene encoding mucin-5AC-like isoform X1 — protein MEYHSGGSLPLLGRPRYCPGANTNGGYLCETGHCCGETGCCTYYYELWWFWLLWTVLILFSCCCAYRHRRAKLRVQQQQRQREISLLAYHGASSYPSSMLDLSFLASLKLPSYDEVAAQPSTPPPPYSSVFTTPRYPQPPRATDPHLLTQHGPLLHRPLSDGPSSLSSDNSSSCSCDSCCPSSPCSSSLSAPVTYETDTSHATTPSEAAPLALDVTMETIAAVATCLEVNETRFVSERMVATVATDTSDENAAGAQEPVATDSSVPNQIVSVTFVTRALSPHPLPSPASEVALPLVTTSPIKQQLDLAPCTLKVSTCSPTTVPSPSVVDTTFPSVQIITIEGLADGPKTIPAPKITSMSGPSTPTASNSDSPTVTQTLDLTRTFDTANVPSSPTSLPSPDVGRTLGLLTGSAGLPTPDPNPSLVPIPVPSDHTQPSIPVPTNLTQAPDVILTNFTQDPELVTSNLTQNSVPVTSNLTQATDAISINFPQDPELVPTTLTCLTDPVRMNITEGPDPAPSNLTLVPNLQSKTTSVQDCAPNHILTPKPAHSNLTLATDAAPVSPTVANCHVSELSPGSGPALGPTSPRSFLPLHPGAVAVILSRLDPAAVQAKSDPSLVLPQSSESDLISPLPSNVQAGFSPGFGSGSCSGVGSTSGPLSAPSPVLTFLTPAASSSSCPAITIESESSFALSQSTPAVLSPSLPPSLPSPPSPPSPPALCSVSLPAPALLLDPLTALHQSNKGGSSSGHASSLSPSPRATQSPPKQTLFSPCVDVFEPGPPNWEDGEEEQEEDNDDDEDEDMGADESQYRHRRLTGDSGIEVCRCRVKEEEEEEEEEEGEKTEAGRRGGGGEERNEKGGGNTDLHDSVDCPARGQITTGEGLVFCNSTSTTTPVCEGSSKVVIVMETV, from the exons ATGGAGTACCACTCCGGTGGTAGCCTGCCCCTGCTGGGGAGACCGCGGTACTGCCCTGGGGCCAACACGAACGGAGGATATCTGTGTGAGACGGGTCACTGCTGCGGAGAGACCGGCTGCTGCACCTACTATTATGAACTCTGGT GGTTCTGGTTGCTGTGGACCGTCCTCATcctgttcagctgctgctgtgcgtACCGACACCGCCGAGCCAAACTGagagttcagcagcagcagagacagcgAGAAATCAGCCTGCTGGCCTACCATGGAGCCAGCTCCTACCCCTCCTCCATGCTGGACCTGA GTTTCCTGGCGTCTCTGAAGCTGCCATCCTATGACGAGGTGGCGGCTCaaccctccacccctcctccgcCCTACAGCTCAGTGTTCACCACTCCACGCTACCCGCAGCCCCCCCGCGCCACCGACCCCCACCTGCTAACACAGCACGGCCCACTGCTGCACCGACCGCTCAGTGATGGTCCGTCCTCCCTCAGCTCCGACAACAG CTCCAGTTGTTCCTGTGACTCCTGCTGCCCCTCCTCTCCATGTAGCTCCTCCCTTTCGGCACCCGTCACGTACGAGACTGACACAAGCCATGCTACCACGCCCAGCGAGGCTGCACCCCTCGCTCTTGATGTCACAATGGAAACCATTGCTGCCGTGGCAACGTGTTTGGAGGTAAATGAGACACGATTTGTTTCTGAGAGGATGGTTGCCACGGTGGCCACTGACACCAGCGATGAAAATGCTGCCGGGGCACAGGAACCAGTTGCCACGGACTCATCAGTTCCAAATCAGAttgtttctgtcacatttgTCACAAGGGCACTCTCCCCTCAccctctgccctctcctgcTTCTGAGGTGGCTCTTCCTCTTGTAACTACATCTCCCATAAAACAACAGCTTGACCTAGCACCCTGTACTCTAAAAGTCAGCACCTGTAGCCCAACTACAGTCCCTAGTCCAAGTGTTGTTGACACAACGTTCCCCTCAGTCCAAATAATAACCATTGAGGGCCTAGCTGACGGCCCCAAAACTATCCCAGCCCCAAAAATCACCTCAATGTCAGGCCCCTCTACCCCAACAGCTAGCAATTCTGACAGTCCTACAGTCACCCAAACCCTTGATCTAACAAGAACTTTTGATACAGCCAATGTTCCTAGCAGCCCAACCTCACTACCATCCCCAGATGTTGGAAGAACTTTGGGCCTGTTAACAGGCTCTGCTGGTCTCCCGACCCCGGACCCAAATCCCAGCCTTGTGCCAATCCCAGTCCCCTCAGACCATACCCAACCTTCAATACCGGTACCTACAAATCTTACCCAAGCCCCAGATGTAATACTTACTAACTTTACCCAAGATCCAGAGTTAGTAACTTCAAACCTTACCCAAAATTCAGTCCCAGTAACTTCAAACCTTACCCAGGCTACAGATGCAATATCTATAAACTTTCCCCAAGATCCAGAGCTAGTACCCACAACTCTTACATGTTTAACAGACCCAGTACGCATGAACATTACTGAAGGTCCAGACCCAGCACCTTCAAATCTTACACTAGTGCCAAATCTACAATCTAAAACAACCTCAGTCCAAGACTGTGCGCCTAATCATATTCTAACTCCTAAACCTGCACATTCAAACCTAACCCTAGCCACAGATGCAGCACCCGTTTCACCTACCGTAGCCAATTGCCACGTTTCAGAACTGTCACCTGGGTCAGGTCCAGCTCTGGGTCCTACCAGTCCAAGGTCATTCTTGCCCCTGCACCCAGGAGCTGTTGCCGTTATTTTATCTCGCCTAGATCCAGCTGCAGTACAAGCCAAATCAGATCCTTCTCTGGTCCTGCCTCAATCGTCAGAGTCAGATCTTATCAGTCCCTTGCCATCAAATGTCCAGGCTGGTTTTAGTCCCGGCTTTGGATCTGGATCATGTTCTGGTGTTGGTTCTACATCAGGTCCACTGTCTGCTCCCTCCCCAGTGCTCACCTTCTTAacacctgcagcctcctcttcctcctgcccAGCCATAACCATAGAGTCTGAAtcttcttttgctctctctcagtCTACCCCTGCAGTCCTCTCCCCATCCTTACCCCCAtcccttccttctcctccttccccaccCTCCCCCCCAGCCCTGTGTTCTGTCTCCCTCCCAGCCCCAGCCTTACTGCTGGACCCCCTCACTGCTCTGCATCAGTCCAACAAAGGTGGATCTTCCTCTGGCCatgcttcctccctctctccctcacctcGTGCTACTCAGTCCCCCCCTAAACAGACTCTCTTCTCCCCCTGCGTGGATGTGTTTGAACCAGGACCTCCCAACtgggaggatggagaggaggagcaggaagaggacaatgatgatgatgaagatgaggacaTGGGTGCCGATGAGAGCCAGTACAGACATCGGCGACTTACCGGTGACTCTGGGATCGAGGTGTGCAGGTGTCgggtgaaggaggaagaggaggaagaggaggaagaggagggggaaaagacagaggctggcaggagagggggaggaggagaggagaggaatgaaaaggGAGGTGGAAACACTGATCTTCATGACAGTGTGGACTGTCCTGCCAGAGGTCAGATAACCACAGGGGAAGGACTTGTATTTTGtaactccacctccaccactacGCCAGTGTGTGAGGGTAGCAGCAAAGTTGTCATTGTCATGGAGACAGTGTGA
- the LOC121626324 gene encoding WW domain-binding protein 1-like isoform X2, whose protein sequence is MEYHSGGSLPLLGRPRYCPGANTNGGYLCETGHCCGETGCCTYYYELWWFWLLWTVLILFSCCCAYRHRRAKLRVQQQQRQREISLLAYHGASSYPSSMLDLSFLASLKLPSYDEVAAQPSTPPPPYSSVFTTPRYPQPPRATDPHLLTQHGPLLHRPLSDGPSSLSSDNSSSCSCDSCCPSSPCSSSLSAPVTYETDTSHATTPSEAAPLALDVTMETIAAVATCLEDLPTGRMERRSRKRTMMMMKMRTWVPMRASTDIGDLPVTLGSRCAGVG, encoded by the exons ATGGAGTACCACTCCGGTGGTAGCCTGCCCCTGCTGGGGAGACCGCGGTACTGCCCTGGGGCCAACACGAACGGAGGATATCTGTGTGAGACGGGTCACTGCTGCGGAGAGACCGGCTGCTGCACCTACTATTATGAACTCTGGT GGTTCTGGTTGCTGTGGACCGTCCTCATcctgttcagctgctgctgtgcgtACCGACACCGCCGAGCCAAACTGagagttcagcagcagcagagacagcgAGAAATCAGCCTGCTGGCCTACCATGGAGCCAGCTCCTACCCCTCCTCCATGCTGGACCTGA GTTTCCTGGCGTCTCTGAAGCTGCCATCCTATGACGAGGTGGCGGCTCaaccctccacccctcctccgcCCTACAGCTCAGTGTTCACCACTCCACGCTACCCGCAGCCCCCCCGCGCCACCGACCCCCACCTGCTAACACAGCACGGCCCACTGCTGCACCGACCGCTCAGTGATGGTCCGTCCTCCCTCAGCTCCGACAACAG CTCCAGTTGTTCCTGTGACTCCTGCTGCCCCTCCTCTCCATGTAGCTCCTCCCTTTCGGCACCCGTCACGTACGAGACTGACACAAGCCATGCTACCACGCCCAGCGAGGCTGCACCCCTCGCTCTTGATGTCACAATGGAAACCATTGCTGCCGTGGCAACGTGTTTGGAG GACCTCCCAACtgggaggatggagaggaggagcaggaagaggacaatgatgatgatgaagatgaggacaTGGGTGCCGATGAGAGCCAGTACAGACATCGGCGACTTACCGGTGACTCTGGGATCGAGGTGTGCAGGTGTCgggtga
- the LOC121626337 gene encoding early growth response protein 1-like, producing the protein MLLEREDSFMSEFEDACSAWVDSVGSSASDAADSDVGSPFCQVFSPGTDASDSDFFSDFSDCSSDTLSPSLGYTGSFFGEQEPAPAVAGLSSTADAILNMITEIVGICTEMEQQGDTGSLRESSQPSAAPSPAVASTSPPLFVASQCVAPSSDPSIPPLAAAQQLPPASVSHPVVVKDEFGTSSCSSGCGQASMSGNDALYPASADSLLPLSALEQQVDVADFIDSLLSSEAGQGELKPVCEVKQEPLGLEDWLKSLAAAPVTGGDSSSYVTSRPVVKTELVQSSPHFSTSTPALPSTLDAHLLSSLLQGAFPIVNISGVHATGAPKLSRGGRRAPAKNGLKVKPFPCSVQGCERRFSRSDELNRHVRIHTGQKPFQCTICARSFSRSDHLTTHTRTHTGEKPFSCDVCGKRFARSDERKRHGRVHVKQQLRAQMMAAYSLALNAPGV; encoded by the exons ATGCTTCTGGAGCGCGAGGACAGCTTCATGTCGGAGTTCGAGGACGCGTGCAGTGCCTGGGTGGACAGTGTGGGCTCGAGCGCCAGCGACGCAGCTGACTCTGACGTGGGATCACCTTTCtgccaag tttTCTCTCCGGGAACTGACGCCTCTGACTCAGACTTCTTCTCTGACTTCAGCGACTGCTCCTCGGACACGCTCTCGCCCTCACTCGGCTACACCGGCAGCTTCTTCGGCGAGCAGGAGCCGGCGCCGGCAGTTGCGGGCCTGAGCAGCACCGCGGACGCGATCCTCAACATGATTACAGAGATCGTCGGGATCTGCACCGAGATGGAGCAGCAGGGCGACACTGGCTCTCTCCGCGAATCCAGCCAACCCTCTGCAGCGCCCTCCCCAGCTGTAGCCTCCACCTCGCCCCCGCTCTTCGTTGCATCTCAATGCGTAGCTCCGAGCTCTGACCCGAGCATCCCTCCTCTGGCCGCGGCCCAGCAGCTGCCTCCCGCCTCGGTTTCACACCCGGTGGTGGTCAAGGACGAGTTCGGGacgtccagctgcagcagcgggTGTGGACAAGCTTCAATGAGCGGGAACGATGCTTTATACCCGGCCAGCGCCGACTCTCTCCTCCCGCTGTCGGCTCTGGAGCAACAGGTGGATGTGGCTGATTTCATCGACTCTCTGCTGAGTTCCGAGGCCGGTCAGGGCGAGCTGAAGCCCGTCTGTGAGGTGAAGCAGGAGCCGCTGGGTCTGGAGGACTGGCTGAAAAGCTTAGCGGCTGCACCGGTTACCGGGGGAGATTCCAGCAGCTACGTCACCAGCAGACCGGTAGTCAAGACGGAGCTCGTGCAAAGCAGCCCGCAtttctccacctccacccccgcCCTCCCCTCCACCCTGGACGcccatctcctctcctcgctCCTGCAGGGCGCGTTCCCGATAGTCAATATCAGCGGTGTGCACGCGACAGGAGCCCCCAAACTGTCACGCGGGGGCAGGAGAGCTCCCGCCAAGAACGGCCTTAAAGTGAAACCGTTCCCCTGCTCCGTGCAGGGGTGCGAGCGCCGCTTCTCGCGCTCGGACGAGCTGAACAGACACGTGCGCATTCACACGGGACAGAAGCCCTTTCAGTGCACCATCTGCGCGCGCAGCTTCAGCCGCAGCGACCACCTGAccacgcacacgcgcacgcacacggGGGAAAAGCCCTTCTCGTGCGATGTGTGCGGGAAGCGCTTCGCGCGCAGCGACGAGAGGAAGAGGCACGGGCGCGTGCACGTCAAGCAGCAGCTGCGCGCACAGATGATGGCCGCCTACTCCCTGGCCCTGAACGCGCCTGGCGTCTGA